From Rattus rattus isolate New Zealand chromosome 17, Rrattus_CSIRO_v1, whole genome shotgun sequence, the proteins below share one genomic window:
- the LOC116886465 gene encoding zinc finger protein 431-like, translated as MGALTCDDLHINFTQEEWALLDPSQQRLYKDVMLETYRNLTAIGYNWEDHDIEEHFQSDRRHGRHVRSHAGEKSYEYTQCNKAFTCHSHLQKRKRIQTGEKSSEARSSLQKRKRTDTVDRLYKCNQCEKAFSRHSYVQIHERTHTGEKPY; from the coding sequence ATGGGTGCACTGACCTGTGATGATTTACACATAAACTTCACTCAGGAAGAGTGGGCCTTGCTGGACCCATCTCAGCAGAGACTTTACaaagatgtgatgctggagacctacaggAACCTCACCGCTATAGGATACAATTGGGAAGACCATGATATTGAAGAACATTTCCAAAGTGATAGAAGACATGGAAGGCATGTAAGAAGTCATGCTGGAGAGAAATCATATGAATATACACAATGTAATAAGGCCTTCACATGTCACAGTCATCTTCAAAAGCGCAAAAGAATTCAAACTGGAGAGAAATCCTCTGAAGCACGTAGTAGTCTACAAAAACGTAAAAGAACAGATACTGTTGACAGACTCtacaaatgtaatcaatgtgaAAAAGCCTTTTCACGACATAGCtatgttcaaatacatgaaagaacacatactggagagaaaccctat